The Niallia alba genome includes a window with the following:
- a CDS encoding PadR family transcriptional regulator translates to MIPINPLSESTYLILLALYQGPLHGYGIIKEIENTSEGKYIIAPGTLYGVLKNLEKQNLIETIAVEREKRKKKTYCITDQGKKVLHSEYERYIRMINYSKTIIQGEMDKGEK, encoded by the coding sequence GTGATTCCTATAAATCCATTATCAGAATCTACATATTTAATCTTATTAGCTCTTTATCAAGGACCACTTCACGGTTATGGCATTATAAAAGAAATTGAAAATACCAGTGAAGGAAAGTATATCATCGCACCTGGTACCCTTTACGGAGTATTAAAAAATTTAGAAAAACAAAATTTGATAGAAACTATAGCTGTCGAAAGGGAAAAACGTAAGAAAAAAACATATTGTATTACGGATCAAGGAAAAAAAGTACTTCATTCGGAGTATGAGAGATATATTCGAATGATTAATTATTCAAAGACAATCATTCAAGGGGAGATGGATAAAGGTGAAAAATAA
- a CDS encoding amino acid ABC transporter ATP-binding protein: MEKIIDIQHLNKSYGTHEVLRDINFSVTKGEVVSIIGSSGSGKSTLLRCINLLEKPSGGQILYHGENILDDKHDVASYRKHLGMVFQQFNLFNNHNVLNNCVVGQIKVLKRSKEEAEKVAMHYLNVVGMDKYINAQPKQLSGGQKQRVAIARALSMNPDVMLFDEPTSALDPEMVGEVLKVMKELANSGLTMIVVTYEMEFAKEVSDRVIFMDKGVIAEEGSPERIFQNPTQERTREFLKRTILQPQ, translated from the coding sequence ATGGAAAAAATTATTGATATTCAGCATCTTAATAAATCCTATGGAACACATGAAGTACTTAGAGACATTAATTTTTCTGTAACGAAAGGAGAAGTAGTTTCCATTATCGGTTCGTCTGGATCTGGTAAATCGACGCTACTTCGTTGTATTAATCTTTTAGAAAAACCAAGTGGCGGGCAAATACTCTATCATGGAGAAAATATATTGGATGATAAACATGATGTTGCGTCCTATCGAAAACACTTAGGGATGGTGTTCCAGCAGTTTAACCTATTTAACAATCATAATGTTCTCAATAATTGTGTAGTAGGACAAATAAAGGTCCTAAAGAGATCCAAAGAAGAGGCCGAGAAAGTAGCGATGCATTACTTAAACGTTGTTGGTATGGATAAGTATATTAATGCACAGCCAAAACAATTATCAGGCGGTCAAAAACAGCGAGTCGCAATAGCAAGAGCTCTTTCGATGAATCCAGATGTTATGCTGTTTGATGAGCCTACATCGGCTCTTGATCCAGAAATGGTAGGCGAGGTTTTAAAGGTCATGAAGGAACTTGCCAATTCTGGCTTAACGATGATTGTTGTAACATATGAAATGGAATTCGCAAAAGAAGTATCAGATCGAGTTATCTTTATGGATAAAGGTGTTATTGCGGAGGAAGGAAGTCCGGAGCGGATTTTTCAAAATCCTACACAAGAACGTACTAGAGAGTTTTTAAAGCGGACGATTCTGCAACCACAATAA
- a CDS encoding ABC transporter permease — protein MSSTIIKPAHERKLRGNSSFRQAVRNSLTMAYRGLLKIKRTPEQLIDVTLQPIIFTLMFTYIFGGAISGNVQNYLPVIIPGILVQTVITTSVVTGVQLREDMDKGVFDRFKSLPIARIAPLAGALLADTIRYTIATTLTFTMGYVMGYRPEGGIGFVILAGLLVIVCSWAISWIFAFLGVISRTASSVQGISMIVLFPLTFLSNAFVPADTMPNILQWFVKVNPISHLVTAVRDLTNNGTMGWDFTISLIGAAVIVAIFAPITVRAYMRRA, from the coding sequence ATGAGCAGCACTATCATAAAACCAGCTCATGAACGGAAACTTCGTGGAAACTCAAGTTTTCGCCAAGCGGTTAGAAATTCATTAACAATGGCTTACAGAGGTTTGCTTAAGATAAAGCGTACACCTGAACAATTAATCGATGTTACATTGCAGCCGATTATTTTTACTCTTATGTTTACGTATATATTTGGCGGGGCTATTTCTGGAAATGTGCAAAACTATTTGCCTGTTATTATTCCAGGCATTCTCGTCCAAACTGTTATTACCACTTCTGTTGTGACAGGAGTACAGCTCAGGGAGGACATGGATAAAGGGGTCTTTGATCGGTTTAAGTCCTTGCCGATTGCCCGGATCGCACCTTTAGCTGGAGCATTATTAGCTGATACGATTCGATATACCATTGCAACAACTCTTACATTTACAATGGGATATGTTATGGGCTACCGACCAGAAGGTGGTATAGGCTTTGTGATCCTAGCAGGACTTCTTGTCATTGTCTGTTCTTGGGCAATTAGCTGGATCTTTGCTTTCTTGGGTGTTATTTCACGCACAGCTTCAAGTGTGCAAGGGATCTCAATGATTGTTTTATTTCCGCTAACCTTTCTTTCTAATGCCTTTGTACCAGCTGATACAATGCCTAATATACTTCAATGGTTTGTAAAAGTTAATCCAATTTCGCATTTAGTTACAGCAGTAAGAGATTTAACGAACAATGGCACAATGGGATGGGATTTCACGATCTCCCTAATTGGGGCAGCAGTCATCGTAGCAATTTTTGCGCCAATTACAGTACGAGCTTATATGCGACGTGCATGA
- a CDS encoding globin-coupled sensor protein produces MPLLGKKKAELLFSSLDNVVVDFNLPKELLTQIEMIGLTEMDVKRLFVLKPIVESEAQNLVNSFYETVMKEPTLITIINTYSDVEKLGKTLYHHITEIFSGKVNESYVIQRKRIAHVHVKIGLGTKWYVNAFQHLLNAIVEVFYREIQNKNELYEAVRSLQKIFSLEQQLVLEAYEIKEESNRLVKEKEKEKIQEKLRETAHELSAITQETSSSLQGLISQFDKIQMLANGGNQAIQKVEDLSEEGKNRMGQEKESATAIKNQIVVLQDEISQMSRVSQKIDHVVDVVASIANQINLLALNASIESARAGEHGKGFAVVAGEIRKLSNMTKQSTEEIASFVKEISQQVKKVNGSVTTFNEDIVKNQKITEETIEFFNQIVYAVKHSKYKTEVIFKEIKNSNLIVNQLHETTNEITHTAEMLVK; encoded by the coding sequence ATGCCGTTATTAGGAAAGAAAAAGGCTGAATTGTTATTTTCATCTTTAGATAACGTAGTGGTAGATTTTAATTTGCCAAAGGAATTGCTAACTCAAATTGAAATGATAGGCTTAACAGAAATGGATGTTAAACGATTGTTCGTTTTAAAACCAATAGTAGAAAGCGAAGCGCAAAATTTAGTGAATTCCTTTTATGAGACTGTCATGAAAGAACCTACTTTAATTACGATCATTAATACCTATAGCGATGTTGAAAAACTTGGAAAAACATTGTATCACCATATTACAGAAATATTTTCTGGGAAAGTGAATGAATCATATGTTATACAGAGAAAAAGAATTGCGCATGTTCATGTCAAAATAGGGTTAGGAACGAAATGGTATGTGAACGCTTTCCAACATTTATTGAATGCGATTGTAGAAGTTTTTTATCGAGAAATCCAAAATAAAAATGAATTGTATGAGGCTGTTCGCTCCCTTCAAAAAATCTTTAGTTTAGAGCAACAATTAGTATTAGAAGCGTATGAAATAAAGGAAGAATCCAATCGTCTAGTAAAAGAAAAAGAAAAAGAGAAAATACAAGAAAAGTTGAGGGAAACTGCCCATGAATTATCTGCTATCACACAAGAAACGAGTTCTTCCTTACAAGGTCTGATTAGCCAATTTGATAAAATTCAAATGTTAGCCAATGGTGGGAACCAGGCTATTCAAAAGGTAGAGGACTTGTCTGAAGAGGGAAAAAATAGAATGGGACAAGAAAAGGAATCTGCCACAGCGATCAAAAATCAGATTGTTGTTCTGCAGGATGAGATTAGTCAAATGAGCCGAGTTAGTCAAAAAATTGATCATGTAGTAGACGTTGTTGCTTCCATTGCTAATCAAATTAATCTTTTAGCACTAAATGCATCGATTGAATCGGCACGCGCTGGTGAACATGGCAAGGGGTTTGCAGTAGTAGCAGGTGAAATAAGAAAATTATCGAATATGACAAAACAATCTACGGAAGAAATTGCTTCTTTTGTTAAAGAAATTTCTCAACAGGTCAAAAAGGTAAATGGGTCTGTCACTACCTTTAACGAGGATATCGTGAAAAATCAAAAAATAACAGAAGAAACAATTGAGTTCTTCAATCAAATTGTTTATGCTGTCAAACATTCAAAATATAAAACAGAAGTAATATTTAAGGAAATTAAAAATAGTAACTTAATTGTAAATCAACTTCATGAAACAACAAATGAAATAACACATACGGCTGAAATGTTAGTTAAATAA
- a CDS encoding amino acid ABC transporter permease, translated as MSLEWIIKIISENWPMFLRGAGLTLLIALIGTIIGAAIGLVAGVIRTIPTPERGAKKVILKLVNIILSIYIEFFRGTPMIVQAMVIYYGSALAFGINMNVLTAAIIVVSINTGAYMAEIVRGGIISVDKGQFEAAHAIGMNHVQAMWNVVLPQVIRNILPATGNQFVINIKDTSVLNVISVTELYFVTKSISGNNFRYFESFFVACLIYFVMTFIVTRILLYMEKKLDGSDSYTVIGRDDQLRGKFK; from the coding sequence ATGAGTCTTGAATGGATCATTAAAATAATTTCAGAGAATTGGCCTATGTTCCTTCGTGGTGCTGGTTTAACCCTTTTGATTGCCTTGATAGGGACGATTATTGGGGCAGCTATCGGATTGGTAGCAGGTGTAATTCGCACGATCCCTACACCAGAACGAGGTGCAAAAAAAGTCATTTTAAAACTGGTCAATATCATACTGTCTATCTATATTGAATTCTTCCGTGGAACACCGATGATTGTCCAAGCGATGGTTATTTATTATGGTTCTGCGCTAGCATTTGGTATAAATATGAATGTTCTTACTGCGGCGATTATTGTCGTATCGATTAATACAGGAGCTTATATGGCAGAAATTGTTCGAGGCGGAATTATTTCCGTTGATAAAGGGCAGTTTGAAGCAGCGCATGCAATTGGGATGAATCATGTTCAAGCAATGTGGAATGTTGTTTTGCCACAGGTTATTCGAAATATCCTGCCTGCAACTGGCAATCAGTTTGTTATTAATATTAAAGATACGTCCGTACTGAATGTTATTTCAGTGACAGAATTATATTTCGTGACAAAATCGATTTCAGGAAATAACTTTAGATATTTTGAATCTTTCTTTGTAGCTTGTCTCATTTATTTTGTGATGACCTTTATTGTAACGAGAATATTGCTATATATGGAGAAGAAATTAGATGGATCTGATAGCTATACGGTGATCGGAAGAGATGACCAATTAAGAGGCAAATTTAAATAA
- a CDS encoding transporter substrate-binding domain-containing protein, whose product MKNKFTLFMVLMVGAMLLLAGCGSNSDSASGSSNDNTFKVGLEAGYAPFNWTQNNDSNGAVKINGSSEYAGGYDVEIAKKVAEGLGKELVIVKTEWDGLVPALVSGKIDAIIAGMSPTAERKETIDFSDSYYKSNLVMVVKKGSKYENAASIQDFKGAKVTAQLNTFHYSVIDQIEGVEKKTAMDNFPAMRVALESGVIDGYVSERPEGVSASTANDKFAMVEFSDGFETSEEDTSIAVGLQKGSDLTEKINKILADIKEEERTSIMDNAIKNQPAAE is encoded by the coding sequence ATGAAAAACAAGTTTACATTATTTATGGTTTTAATGGTAGGAGCTATGCTTTTATTGGCAGGCTGTGGATCGAACAGTGATTCAGCTTCTGGATCATCAAATGATAATACATTTAAAGTAGGACTGGAAGCGGGTTATGCTCCATTTAACTGGACACAAAACAATGATTCTAATGGAGCTGTGAAAATCAATGGCTCTTCAGAATATGCTGGTGGATATGATGTGGAAATTGCGAAAAAAGTAGCTGAAGGTTTAGGAAAAGAATTAGTGATTGTTAAAACAGAATGGGACGGATTAGTACCAGCATTAGTTTCTGGGAAAATTGATGCAATTATCGCAGGGATGTCACCAACTGCAGAACGTAAAGAAACAATTGACTTTTCAGATAGCTATTATAAATCAAATTTAGTAATGGTTGTGAAAAAAGGAAGTAAGTATGAAAATGCTGCTTCTATCCAAGATTTCAAAGGTGCTAAAGTTACAGCACAGCTAAATACCTTTCACTATTCTGTAATTGATCAAATTGAAGGTGTAGAAAAAAAGACGGCTATGGATAACTTCCCAGCAATGAGGGTAGCGCTTGAGTCAGGAGTTATTGATGGATATGTTTCAGAACGTCCCGAAGGAGTTAGTGCCTCAACTGCAAATGACAAGTTTGCAATGGTTGAATTTAGTGATGGATTTGAAACATCGGAAGAAGATACATCTATCGCAGTTGGCCTTCAAAAGGGCAGTGATTTAACAGAGAAGATTAATAAAATTTTAGCAGATATCAAAGAAGAAGAACGTACAAGCATAATGGATAATGCTATAAAAAATCAACCAGCAGCAGAATAA
- a CDS encoding zinc ribbon domain-containing protein YjdM — protein sequence MSNLPNCPKCESEYTYDDGTFLVCPECGHEWTFSTETEIDGDSRVIKDANGNVLNDGDTVTVIKDLKVKGSSSVLKQGTKVKNIRLVDGDHDIDCKIVGFGAMKLKSEFVKKI from the coding sequence ATGAGCAATTTGCCTAATTGTCCAAAATGCGAATCAGAATATACATATGATGATGGGACGTTTTTGGTTTGTCCAGAATGTGGACATGAGTGGACGTTTAGTACTGAAACCGAAATAGACGGAGACAGCAGAGTTATTAAAGATGCAAATGGAAATGTTTTGAATGATGGAGATACGGTTACTGTTATCAAGGATTTAAAAGTAAAAGGTAGCTCTTCGGTTCTAAAGCAAGGAACAAAGGTGAAAAATATTCGCTTAGTTGATGGTGACCACGATATTGACTGTAAAATTGTTGGTTTTGGTGCAATGAAATTAAAATCAGAATTTGTGAAAAAAATATAA
- a CDS encoding DEAD/DEAH box helicase, with protein sequence MSAKNFHDFNLSNQIVKALDSLEYKTPTEVQNKVIPLVLEKIDLVVKSQTGSGKTASYGIPICELVEWEENKPQALILTPTRELAVQVKEDFIDIGRFKRIKAAAVYGKQPFAIQKTELKQKTHVVVGTPGRVLDHIERGTLSLDRISYLVIDEADEMLNMGFIDQVEAIINALPQNRVTMLFSATLPEAVKELSQRYMKTPIDIEIKATGLTTDKIEHSLIKVEEKDKFSLLQDVTIVENPDSCIIFCRTKDRVDTLSDQLTDLGYNCDQIHGGMVQEDRLEVMNDFKRGEFHYLIATDVAARGIDIDNITHVINYDLPLEKESYVHRTGRTGRAGKKGKAITFVTPFEDRFLQEIEEYIGFEIPMIDAPAKEEVANKQADFEAKKNEEPTIKKAKNEKLNKQIMKLYFNGGKKKKLRAVDFVGTIAKIEGVTAEDIGIITIMDTFSYVEILNDKGRLVLERMKKTPIKGKSLKVYEAKKD encoded by the coding sequence ATGAGTGCAAAGAATTTTCATGATTTTAATTTAAGTAATCAAATAGTAAAAGCTCTAGATAGTTTAGAATATAAAACACCAACAGAGGTTCAGAATAAAGTAATCCCTCTTGTACTAGAAAAAATCGATCTTGTTGTGAAATCACAAACTGGAAGTGGCAAGACGGCTTCCTATGGGATTCCTATTTGTGAATTAGTGGAATGGGAAGAGAATAAACCTCAAGCGTTAATTTTGACACCAACAAGGGAACTTGCTGTTCAAGTTAAAGAAGATTTTATAGATATAGGAAGATTTAAACGAATTAAAGCAGCAGCTGTATATGGAAAACAGCCGTTTGCTATCCAAAAAACAGAATTAAAACAAAAGACGCATGTAGTGGTCGGTACACCAGGGCGCGTATTGGATCATATAGAGAGAGGGACATTGTCCTTAGACAGAATTAGCTATCTTGTAATTGATGAAGCGGATGAAATGTTAAACATGGGATTTATTGATCAGGTAGAAGCTATTATCAATGCATTACCACAAAATCGAGTAACCATGTTATTTTCAGCTACCTTACCTGAGGCGGTTAAAGAACTGTCACAGCGCTATATGAAGACACCTATTGATATTGAAATCAAGGCGACTGGACTGACTACAGATAAAATTGAACACTCGCTTATAAAAGTAGAAGAGAAGGATAAGTTCTCTCTTCTTCAAGATGTAACGATTGTAGAAAATCCTGATAGTTGTATTATCTTTTGTCGTACAAAAGATAGAGTAGATACCTTGAGTGATCAATTAACAGATTTAGGATATAACTGTGATCAAATCCATGGTGGTATGGTACAGGAAGATAGACTTGAAGTCATGAATGATTTTAAAAGGGGAGAGTTTCACTATTTAATTGCGACAGACGTGGCAGCTAGAGGGATTGATATTGATAATATCACCCATGTGATCAATTATGATCTTCCTTTAGAAAAGGAGAGCTATGTTCATCGCACAGGAAGAACAGGGCGGGCAGGTAAAAAAGGGAAAGCCATCACATTTGTGACACCATTTGAAGATAGGTTTTTACAGGAGATAGAAGAATATATAGGTTTTGAAATTCCAATGATAGATGCTCCTGCAAAAGAAGAAGTTGCCAATAAGCAAGCTGACTTTGAAGCAAAAAAGAATGAAGAACCCACCATAAAAAAGGCGAAAAATGAAAAATTAAACAAGCAAATTATGAAATTATACTTTAATGGCGGCAAGAAAAAGAAGCTTCGAGCAGTCGACTTTGTTGGAACGATCGCTAAAATAGAAGGTGTAACAGCAGAGGATATTGGGATTATTACGATAATGGATACTTTTTCTTATGTAGAGATTTTAAATGATAAAGGGCGTTTAGTATTAGAAAGAATGAAGAAAACGCCAATCAAAGGTAAATCATTGAAGGTATATGAGGCTAAGAAGGACTAA
- a CDS encoding ATP-binding cassette domain-containing protein: MNQIINNKKIIDSSEWAVEARGLVKVFGDNRAVDGVDLNVRAGSIYGVLGPNGAGKTTTIRMLATLLKADAGSAKIFGYDIVKEPQLVRQLIGVTGQYASVDKSLSATENLIIFSRLLGLGRAEAKRKAMDLLEEFGLIEAAKRPLKNFSGGMRRRLDLAASLIAQPPLIFLDEPTTGLDPRTRNQMWDTIRKLINGGSTVLLTTQYLQEADELADRVAVIDHGKVVAEGTVNDLKESIGTSSLHLSIQNEQYMQDARLIVERVLNVQSAVSAEGGKITAPMADADKVTDLLITLKEAGIPLAELSVQKPTLDEVFLSITGSKENIADTTNKSSKVEELV, encoded by the coding sequence TTGAATCAAATTATAAATAATAAAAAGATTATAGATAGTAGTGAATGGGCTGTGGAGGCTCGTGGTTTGGTGAAGGTATTTGGTGATAATCGGGCGGTTGATGGGGTGGATTTGAATGTTCGCGCTGGTTCGATTTATGGTGTGCTTGGCCCAAATGGAGCTGGGAAAACGACCACGATTAGAATGCTTGCAACATTACTGAAGGCAGATGCTGGTTCAGCAAAAATCTTTGGTTACGATATAGTAAAGGAACCGCAGCTTGTTCGCCAATTAATTGGTGTTACAGGTCAGTACGCTTCTGTTGATAAGTCATTAAGTGCTACGGAGAACCTAATTATTTTTTCTCGTCTATTAGGCTTAGGGCGAGCTGAAGCGAAGCGTAAAGCAATGGATTTACTAGAAGAGTTTGGTTTAATAGAAGCGGCAAAACGTCCATTGAAGAATTTCTCTGGCGGAATGCGCAGAAGGCTTGATTTAGCTGCCAGTCTCATTGCCCAACCACCGCTTATCTTTTTAGATGAACCAACAACTGGGCTAGATCCGCGAACCCGCAACCAAATGTGGGATACAATCCGAAAGTTAATTAATGGGGGCTCGACAGTACTACTAACGACACAATATCTTCAAGAGGCAGATGAACTAGCGGACCGAGTTGCGGTTATCGATCATGGGAAAGTAGTTGCGGAAGGAACCGTAAATGATTTGAAGGAATCAATCGGTACATCATCCTTACATTTAAGTATACAAAACGAGCAGTATATGCAGGATGCTCGCTTAATCGTGGAGCGTGTGCTTAACGTCCAATCAGCTGTTTCAGCAGAAGGTGGAAAAATCACAGCACCTATGGCCGATGCTGATAAAGTAACAGATTTGCTAATTACCTTAAAAGAGGCTGGTATTCCATTAGCTGAGCTAAGTGTACAGAAGCCAACATTAGATGAGGTTTTCCTATCTATCACTGGTTCAAAAGAAAATATCGCAGATACTACGAATAAATCTAGTAAAGTGGAGGAATTAGTATGA
- a CDS encoding vWA domain-containing protein, producing MKALQRGAILVCILSLVIISACAKDQVQPEKLKTTKTTTTEEAVEEKIPPAAKTVEEMVDQQAGVLVETHMDQQLETLEGWDSQQYRDFLEDTFNPIAEKELENYFMKHKNLSSEQVYDYLVYTLGSGNYKNYYEQLVTYEHGFVMPELPSGEDEVTTQQKKMNVLVLMDASGSMNGEIEGKTKMELAKAAIAKFMEQIPSDANVALISYGHVGSSADSDKKKSCSAVESIYPLSAYQPKNFTNSLNSFQASGWTPLAGAINDAQRILASYSADEYENLVYMVSDGVETCDGDPVTAAKQLQNQSIKAKVNIIGFDVDNEGQKQLKQVADSGGGEYVTVNDPADLEVQITKKWQPTIGELVWTQGVTLQQMTAAMERMNEIYNPLYRVSDAEWNRIKDAAYFLHDEKVITDDVEKQVLKLAHSQHDLRNKHFQAIKEEKESERDRAAKEINDKVEKWRQQWQ from the coding sequence ATGAAAGCTTTACAAAGAGGGGCAATTTTAGTTTGTATTTTGTCTTTAGTGATAATCTCAGCTTGTGCAAAGGATCAAGTGCAACCGGAGAAGCTAAAAACTACTAAAACAACGACAACGGAGGAAGCTGTGGAAGAAAAAATCCCGCCTGCTGCCAAAACGGTAGAAGAAATGGTTGATCAGCAAGCAGGAGTATTAGTTGAAACACATATGGATCAGCAGTTAGAAACACTGGAAGGCTGGGACAGTCAGCAGTACCGAGATTTTCTAGAAGACACATTTAATCCGATTGCCGAGAAAGAGCTTGAGAATTATTTTATGAAACATAAAAATCTAAGCAGTGAGCAAGTGTATGATTACCTTGTTTATACGCTAGGGTCAGGAAATTATAAAAACTATTATGAGCAATTAGTTACATACGAGCATGGGTTTGTGATGCCTGAATTGCCGAGTGGTGAGGATGAAGTAACCACACAACAAAAGAAAATGAACGTTTTGGTGTTAATGGATGCAAGTGGCAGTATGAATGGGGAAATAGAAGGAAAAACAAAAATGGAGCTTGCAAAAGCAGCAATTGCGAAGTTTATGGAGCAAATTCCAAGTGATGCGAATGTTGCGTTGATTTCTTATGGACATGTTGGCTCATCGGCTGATTCAGACAAGAAAAAATCTTGTTCGGCCGTGGAATCGATATATCCGCTATCTGCCTATCAACCTAAAAATTTCACAAACTCATTAAATTCTTTTCAGGCAAGTGGCTGGACACCGTTAGCTGGGGCTATAAATGATGCTCAGAGAATATTGGCGTCCTATTCTGCAGATGAGTACGAAAATTTGGTTTATATGGTGAGTGATGGAGTGGAAACATGTGATGGAGACCCTGTTACTGCTGCTAAACAACTACAAAATCAAAGTATTAAGGCTAAAGTAAATATCATTGGATTTGACGTAGATAACGAAGGCCAAAAGCAATTAAAACAAGTGGCCGATTCTGGTGGTGGGGAGTATGTGACAGTGAACGATCCAGCTGATTTGGAAGTGCAAATTACAAAAAAATGGCAGCCTACGATTGGGGAGCTTGTTTGGACACAAGGGGTGACGTTACAGCAAATGACTGCGGCGATGGAGAGGATGAATGAGATTTATAATCCTCTATATAGGGTTTCCGATGCAGAATGGAATCGAATTAAAGATGCAGCGTATTTCTTGCATGATGAGAAAGTGATTACCGATGATGTAGAAAAACAAGTTTTGAAATTAGCTCATTCACAGCACGATTTGCGAAATAAGCACTTCCAAGCTATAAAGGAAGAAAAGGAGTCGGAAAGAGATCGAGCAGCAAAAGAAATTAACGATAAGGTAGAAAAATGGCGTCAGCAATGGCAATAG
- a CDS encoding response regulator transcription factor: MAKILIVDDDPHIRELIRIILAKEGLSIVEAEDGEVAMTLLEQDKMDLIILDIMMPNMDGWTFCREVRTNYTDTMPILMLTAKGETTQKVKGFDLGADDYLVKPFAPAELLARVKALLKRYQITLSNRIVIGDVTIDRDSYKVSIGAEEITLPLKEFELLFKLATHQKKTFSREQLIEDIWGFDYEGDERTVDVHIKRLRQRFSQEECPFKIITIRGLGYRLEGK, translated from the coding sequence ATGGCAAAAATATTAATCGTAGATGATGATCCACATATTCGGGAATTAATCCGCATCATTCTGGCGAAGGAGGGTCTTTCCATTGTAGAGGCAGAAGATGGAGAAGTTGCTATGACTTTATTAGAGCAAGATAAAATGGATTTAATTATCCTCGATATTATGATGCCAAATATGGATGGATGGACATTTTGTCGAGAAGTACGAACCAATTATACGGATACAATGCCAATTTTAATGTTGACTGCAAAAGGAGAAACAACCCAAAAGGTAAAGGGCTTTGATCTCGGAGCGGACGATTACTTAGTAAAGCCATTTGCTCCGGCCGAATTACTAGCAAGGGTAAAAGCGCTTCTTAAGCGCTATCAAATTACTCTCTCCAATCGGATTGTGATTGGAGATGTCACTATTGATCGTGATTCTTATAAAGTCTCTATTGGCGCCGAAGAAATTACGTTGCCTTTAAAGGAATTTGAACTATTATTTAAACTTGCAACCCATCAAAAGAAAACTTTCTCGAGAGAACAATTGATTGAAGACATATGGGGCTTTGATTATGAAGGAGATGAGCGCACAGTTGATGTTCATATAAAACGCTTGCGACAGCGGTTTTCTCAAGAAGAATGCCCCTTTAAGATAATAACAATCCGTGGTCTCGGTTATCGTTTGGAGGGAAAATAG
- a CDS encoding LURP-one-related/scramblase family protein: MRRYKMKQLYIKQKVFSLSGKFTVKDQQEKDVYYVEGSFMKIPKTFSIRDENKNEIALITKKVLSFLPKFFVEINGQEVLTIKKEFSFFKARYNIEAAGMEVLGNWWDMDFQVLQNGKVIGKVNKEWFTWGDSYKVQILNEELETIVIALVIAIDCVKADEAAAASSSTH; this comes from the coding sequence ATCAGGAGGTATAAAATGAAACAACTTTATATAAAGCAAAAGGTGTTTAGTTTAAGTGGTAAATTTACAGTTAAGGATCAGCAGGAGAAGGATGTTTATTATGTAGAGGGAAGTTTTATGAAAATTCCTAAGACCTTCTCTATTAGGGATGAAAACAAAAATGAAATTGCGCTTATTACGAAAAAGGTATTAAGCTTTTTACCAAAGTTTTTTGTTGAAATAAATGGTCAAGAAGTCCTGACTATTAAGAAAGAGTTTTCCTTTTTTAAAGCACGGTATAATATTGAGGCAGCAGGTATGGAGGTACTTGGTAACTGGTGGGATATGGATTTTCAAGTATTACAAAATGGGAAAGTCATCGGTAAAGTAAATAAAGAGTGGTTCACTTGGGGAGATAGTTATAAGGTACAAATTTTAAATGAAGAGTTAGAGACGATTGTTATTGCCCTCGTCATCGCAATTGATTGTGTGAAAGCAGATGAAGCAGCTGCAGCTTCATCATCAACCCATTAA